CCGCGTGCTTTATAAAATCCCCAGCGGTCACGTGCCGCTTGCTTGGGTGCATCTTCGTTGGGTACAACTTCAATCAAGCGGTTAAAGCTGGCAAAAAAACTGGGCGTGTCGTCCGATAGGTTGATCAAAACATTGTGATGAGGGAAGTCGAGCATGGCTTCACTGATGAGCACAATGGGGGCACTGTGTGATAGCGAGACATTGGGTTGCACGTCGTGCGCCAGAAATGCGGGGTTGTGCCAAAGCGCATCACTCAATGCATTTAAAATGCGCGGATCACCATACACCACAGCAGTTTGCTGGGCTGTGTGGACTTTGTTGAGTAAGCGGGCAACATAATCCAAACGGTTGGGGGCATTACTGAAAAAATCGATTCGAGTCATGAAGAAAATATTAAAGGTTAAAAAGAATTGAGCCACATCATGCATGGATGTCACATGAATACATGATGTGGCATCAATGTCTTTTGGGTTGTGGCTGGGTAAACGGATACGATGCACCTAAAGGCGCACGGGAACGTAGGTTTTTTAATTTCCCCGCATTTTCCTAATAATTGTTTTTCAGCCAAACAATGCGTTGTTTGGTGTAATGGGTCAAGCAGTTGCTCAAAATCATTGCTTGGATCGAGCCCCCTTCATATTCGGCAGCTTCACGGGTGCACTTTTGATCCATTGCAACTGAAGGTTTTTGAGGTGCAATTGACCCGCCTCATCGAGGTGGCTGCGGATGTTTTTGTATTGCTCATTGATTTTTTGGGTTGCTTGATCCAGTGCTTTGCCCGCACATTCATTCATCTTCATTTGAGTCTGAGGATTATTGCACGTTTCTGCATGGGCAAAGGTGGAGGCACACAAGCTGGCTGCAATCAGTAAACAATGTTTGATTGTCATGTGATGTTACTTTGCTCGGTTAAACAAAAATTGGCTCAACAAAGCCACAGGGCGGCCTGTTGCACCTTTGGCTGCGCCGCTTTTCCATGCTGTGCCCGCGATGTCCAAATGCGCCCAAGGGTAGCTTTTTGTGAAACGAGATAAGAAACATGCCGCAGTCACGCTGCCTGCGGGCATGCCGCCAATGTTGGCCAAATCGGCAAAGTTTGATTTGAGCTGTTCTTGGTAGGCATCCTCCAAAGGCATGCGCCATGCCGTATCGCGTTGGGTTTTTCCTGCGGTTTGCAGCTCGCTGGCCAGATCATCGTTGTTGGCAAATAAACCGCTGTTGTGATGGCCAAGGGCAACGATGCATGCACCCGTTAAAGTTGCCATGTTGACAACAGCCGCAGGTTTGTAACGTTCAGCATAGGTCAACGCATCACACAACACCAAACGGCCTTCGGCATCGGTGTTGAGCACTTCAATGGTCAGACCCGCCATACTGGTGATCACGTCGCCTGGTTTGGTTGCGCCACCAGAAGGCATGTTTTCACAGGTG
The window above is part of the Ephemeroptericola cinctiostellae genome. Proteins encoded here:
- a CDS encoding DNA polymerase III subunit chi, with the translated sequence MTRIDFFSNAPNRLDYVARLLNKVHTAQQTAVVYGDPRILNALSDALWHNPAFLAHDVQPNVSLSHSAPIVLISEAMLDFPHHNVLINLSDDTPSFFASFNRLIEVVPNEDAPKQAARDRWGFYKARGYVLTHHDIAAKKAAHHSS